In Paramormyrops kingsleyae isolate MSU_618 chromosome 11, PKINGS_0.4, whole genome shotgun sequence, the genomic window accggtcaaacggtcatcggttaacatccctagtccaaagaaatgtttaaagctgtttatctgggtagcaagtgtactttggcttagaacaaacatttaacattagaatatgtgcaaattaagagtaacacaataaaaactagtaataatttcttctgttttctaaaaagttactgatatctagttggatagctagatgaacaccacttcagttcccaaacttctcctcaggggcacctcagccgttccatggttttgttaaatttcaccaacacctcaattaaataattaaataaattggtttaaaaagtcagtgacagattgactagtTGCATGGGGTGTGCTAGTGGCcaggtcaaaaaatacatggctgcactggatggtcgctgcaaatactggggtgattttagcagaggttctgaaatggctaagctgacactttgacaggcataatatcatagttttacaccaacacgaggataatctaaacacagttttctttgcctgcctaagacttgcacagtactgtataaatCTGAGAGGGAGAGTTAGTTATTGCAGTAGACCATTGTTAGGAATTTGAAATTGAAGACTAATGGAAGTTCCGTGAGGGGCAGACAGGTCTTGTATTAGTCTTTGATGACTCTGCCTGTTTCCTCATCGGGCATCGACTGGAGGGTCTCATCGATCTTCTATGGAACACCCATGAAATGCCACTCTCTAAACTGCACTGTCATATGTAAACCTCATTGGCTTCTGTTTTCTGCTAGTGAAACTTTAGCCGCTTGGTGAtggttttttcctttttagCCTTTTTGTTCACCTTGCACAACATAATATGGTAACATCCCAGTACATGTTCTACCACGTGGCTCTGTGGATTCCCTCTGCAAGTTTCACTGTCATCCATGGGGACATATTAGCTGTAAGCTACTCTGGGAAAACACACCCACTGAAGGAGCAGACGTGTGTAAATTCTCTAATGACCAAAGACCCACGGGATTGTCTGATTGGTCTTATGTAACCTTTTAGTTCCTCTACTGTTAGGGTGCTGTTTGAAATGCAGGCATGTGTTCCTGCAGGAGCATGTGGAGGAGCAGTATGGGGAGAGGTATGCTCAGAAGCTGGATGAGAGGCTGTTTCATTACCTCCAGGAGCTGGAGGCCAAGCTGCCACCCACCACAAACATAGAGCGGGTAAGTGTCACAGGGTTCAGTGGCAGCAACCtttatagcagtgtttcccccCCCGATCCTCAGAGACCCCTAGACAGTCCAAgttcttgctccctcccagacaattcactaccaggagctgggagggagcaaaaatatggactaggGGTCCCTGAGGGCTGTGGCACCAGCACAGCAGGAGAACGTTTGGCTGTTAAGTGGCCGCCCTGTGTCAGACTCCAGGCTGTCTTATGACTAGCAGTCAGACAGTTCTGCTGAATGGGTGCCCACAACTGCTTGATTTAGACTGTTAGTTTCTAATAAAAGCATCCGTGGGAACAGACACCTGTGTGGTGTGGGTCTCTGGCCCAACAGTGTGACAGTTTAACTGCACAGTGGCTTTTCTGTGCTCAGGTGTTACAACAGGAGTGTCCGCTGGTGGAAGGAGAGGCGTTACTGAAAAACCTGTTAAGTTGCAGTTCTGCTTTAGTGCCAGAAGTCTTGGGGAGGCTGCAGCTGTGTGGTAAGAAAGtttatgatcattttttttataactgGGGTGAGTGGAAAAATAAGAAAGAATGGGGTGGAGTTTGAGAATGCAGCTGCTTGGTAACAAGGTTGAGTTTTGAATGAGTTGGGGCAGGTGGATACAGTGGGTGGGATTTGAAGAGTAATGATTAGGGCTGActattgcaccccccccccccccccccagctataTCTATTTCCAGTGGCTCCAATGAGACCAACCACCAGTGCAGCATGCCCAGGATATACACTGAAGTGGACCAAAGCCCTAATCCACCCATTGCCTTGGGGGGACAATTCCTGCCTTGCATCCCCACATCACAACAGACCAACAATGGCACAGGCTTCGGAATGATgcagggagggggtggggctgggtgTTGCCCCCCATCTCCCCTGCAAGAACGGTATTCTCAGCCAGGGCAGAGAATGAGCCATTTTGTTGTGGCAGCATGGGAGGAGTGCCCCCTACAGTTGTGTTCAAAGCACTGCAGATGGGTGAGGAATATCTTACAGGGATGCTCAGAGGAAGGGCGGAGTTATGGTGGGGGCGTCGCGGAGGTGAGCTCAGAGGAAGGGCGGAGTCATGGTGGGGGCGTCGCGGAGGTGAGCTCAGAGGAAGGGCAGAGTCATGGTGGGGGCGTCGTGGAGGAGAGCTCAGAGGAAGGGCGGAGTCATGGTGGGGGCGTCGCGGAGGTGAGCTCAGAGGAAGGGCGGAGTCATGGTGGGGGCGTCGCGGAGGTGAGCTCAGAGGAAGGGCGGAGTCATGGTGGGGGTGCCGCGGAGGAGGGCAGGAGTCATAGTAGGGGTGTCGCAGAGGAGAGCTCAGAGGGCAGGAGTTATGGTGGGGGCGTCGCGGAGGAGGGCAGGAGTCATAGTGGGGGTGTCGTGGTGGAGAGCTCAGAGGGCATGAGTTATGGTGGGGGCGTCGTGGAGGAGAGCTCAGAGGAAGGGCGGAGTCATGGTGGGGGTGCCGCGGAGGAGGGCAGGAGTCATAATGGGGGTGTCGCAGAGGAGAGCTCAGAGGGCAGGAGTTATGGTGGGGACGTCGCGGAGGAGGGCAGGAGTCATAGTGGGGGTGTCGTGGTGGAGAGCTCAGAGGGCAGGAGTTATGGTGGGGGCGTCGTGGAGGAGAGCTCAGAGGAAGGGCGGAGTCATGGTGGGGGTGCCACAGAGGAGAGCTCAGAGGGCAGGAGTCATGGTGGAGGTATCGCGGACCAGAGGTCAGAGGAAGGGCGGAGTCATGGTGGGGGCGTCGTGGAGGAGAGCTCAGAGGAAGGCCGGAGTCATGGTGGGGGTGCCGCGGAGGAGGGCAGGAGTCATAGTGGGGGTGTCGTGGAGGAGAGCTCAGAGGGCAGGAGTCATGGTGGGGGTGTCGTGGAGGAGAGCTCAGAGGGCAGGAGTCATGGTGGGGGTGTCGTGGAGGAGCGCTCAGAGGAAGGGCGGAGTCATGGTGGGGGTGTCGTGGAGGAGAGCTCAGAGGAAGGGCGGAGTCATGGTGGGGGCGTCGCGGAGGAGAGCTCAGAGGAAGGGCGGAGTCATGGTGGGGGCGTCGCGGAGGAGAGCTCAGAGGAAGGGCGGAGTCATGGTGGGGGCGTCGTGGAGGAGAGCTCAGAGGAATGGTGGAGTCATGGTGGGGGTGCCACAGAGGAGAGCTCAGAGGGCAGGAGTCATGGTGGGGGCGTCGCGGAGGAGAGCTCAGAGGAATGGCGGAGTCATGGTGGGGGTGCCACAGAGGAGAGCTCAGAGGGCAGGAGTCATGGTGGGGGTGTCGTGGAGGAGAGCTCAGAGGGCAGGAGTCATGGTGGAGGTGTCGCGGACCAGAGGTCAGAGGAGGGCATTAGTCATAGTGGGGGCGTCGCGGAGGAGAGCTCAGAGGAATGGCGGAGTCATGGTGGGGGCGTCGCGGAGGAGAGCTCAGAGGAAGGGCGGAGTCATGGTGGGGGCGTCGTGGAGGAGAGCTCAGAGGAAGGCCGGAGTCATGGTGGGGGTGCCGCGGAGGAGGGCAGGAGTCATAGTGGGGGTGTCGCAGAGGAGAGCTCAGAGGGCAGGAGTTATGGTGGGGGCATCACTCAGGAGGGCAGGAGTCATAGTGGGGGTGCCACAGAGGAGAGCTCAGAGGGCAGGAGTCATGGTGGGGGTGTCGTGGAGGAGAGCTCAGAGGGCAGGAGTCATGGTGGGGGTGTCGTGGAGGAGAGCTCAGAGGAAGGGCGGAGTCATGGTGGGGGCGTCGCGGAGGAGGGCAGTAGTCATGGTGGGGGTGTCACGGACCAGAGGTCAGAGGAGGGCAGCAGGTGTTTGGTACATGGAGAGTCACCTGACTTTCTGACCCTGCCCACATTACAGCACCATTCAGCTGGACTTTCTGAAAGAATAAGGCTCTCTGTAGAGAGTCAATTAATTCTGATCCAGTCCAGGTATCTGCAGCCCTTGGTCCGGCTGAGGAGGCTGACTGCAGAGGAGTGTAGGATGACCACTGATCAAAGCCAGTCTAAAGAGGAAGCTTCACTGTTGTCCTGTGAGAACTCTCCTCCATTCACTTGGGAGGATTCATTTTTTACTGGATCCTCATCAGACTCTGAAGGTGATTCTGATCCTGACTACATCCTATAGAGGGCAGGTggtgtgtgttgttgctttaagcagactgtgtttgggggggggactgtgtGTGACCCAGCAGGTTAGGATGGCTTCTGTGTGCAGAAGGTCACTGAGCCTGCTTAATCAGAAATGTATGTCACTTCGGTAAGTGTGtgctaaataaaatggaaaGTTGCTGTGACGGAGGAAAACCAGTGCACACTGAGTAACCTTTTCTTAAACTAAAACGAGGTGAGTGAATATTGATTTGGCAGTAAATAATGTGCGTTCACTAAATAACTGCCCTCCCCTTTGGCTAAAATGGCGTCAGTGCCTGACCTacagtgtgtttttaaaagacaTGTTGCtgattgacacacacacacacacacacacacacacacacagataacataGAATAAATCATGCTTTATTTTTGATGCACAGGGGGTTAGGAATGAAGGTCATTAGTGACCTAATAATCTGTAGTAAGTTGGTAAAATCAATCAGTGACTGATACATGAGAATCTCTTCCATGCTTTCATAGCATTCTTTCAAAAATGAAACGtgcaatatatatatgtattaaaaaAATGAGGGAGATTGCCATTAACGGTTAGGGTATGAAAGTGGCAGTGAGCGGTGCACCTATGTCTGCTCAGTCATGAGGGGGTGAGGCCTTGGTCTGGTTGTTGGGGGGGATGGGCTTGCCCAGGTGGTGCCCTGTGGAAAGGCCGTAGGGCTCTTCCTGGCGCTGCTCCTTCACCTGAGGGAGGAGCCGGAAGCCCCCGCTGAAGCTCATGTCGAACAAGTTGGTAGGAGTAAAGCTCAGGGGTGTCTCCTCCCACAGTGTCGCCAGTCGTTTCCGCCACGCCACCAGCATGGCCTTCTGTGTCTCAGGAGGACTGTGGCCTGGGGCCCAGAAGATCTGAGGCGGTAGCACTTGGAAGCCACAGAAGTATAGAGTCCCACTCTTCATGAGGGGGAATTAGAGAGAGGGGTATGAGCACTGATCTGTTGCTCCAATACAGTTATACCATGTCCATTCTAATTTACACCCACCTGCAAGGGCCACAGTACCACATTAATGTCTCCATGGACTCCATCTGGAAGAAACATGCCCTCCGTGGATCCGGTGGTAAAAGATAAAATCACTTTTTTATCCTGCGGAAATAAAACAAGTCAGACTCATTGCAGTAGTTCAATTACGTCTTGCTCTGTTGTCTAACAATGGGAACAGTAGTGCTGGTCTCCTCCTTCACCTATTCTTCAGTCACCCCGTTACTCTTCCCCAGTCAGTCTGCTTCTCATTGTCACACCATTACTCTTACACTATTGTCTCCTACAGTTGCATTATTTTTGAGTGAAAAGGTTCAGTACtcgtttttgttcattttaaggTTAGCGGTGTAAAACGGGATGCTTTAAAACTGGGACGATATTACTTGGGCTTAAGTTACTTTACATAAacttacaaaaaaaagaataagtAATGATGCAAGTGTCAAAGTGAGGATTGACCTTGAAGTTTCCATTGCTGTACATGTTCTGCAGCGAGAAGGCAAAGCCCTGAGTCAGAACTCGGTCTATCCAGCCCTTCAGGATTGCAGGCACGCTGAACCAGTACATGGGGAACTGAATACAGAAACATGACAAAGACAAGTGCAAGAACAAGTTTATTCCTCTAACTTTATTCCTCTAACCATTTACATCATGCAAAAATATCACTGCTATTAACATTGCTGGGGGGTTGGGTACAAAGAGGTCAGCTGCCCATTTCATAAGTGTAATTGTAGATATTTTTGGAAATAAAACCCGCAGCATTCTGTggcatattttaatatttgggCGTGTACGCGCCCGTGCTCACTGGTGGTGAAGGAACGTATAGAAACACACAATATGAAAGTTATGTGGTGTGCATTGTCACtcagtttaatgcttaaagcacactttactGGCCATGTATAATTTAGGTTTATATTTAGTCATTCATTTTCACCTTTTGTACTTTAAATGGTCAGTTATTAATAGCAATGAAAACGTTTTCCACAATCTCGCaaacgtgattttttttttcccccaacaaTCATCCTTTCTTCCCCCTCCATGTCCCGTCTGGGGCTCAGTAATTTACAATACAGAAAAAGGTTATGATTTATCTGTGCTCCCTGGAATTTAAACCCACAGCCTTTGCCGTCTGAGCACAATGCACTACCTGTTTAGCTACATCTCGTGCTGTTCGGGCAATAGGCAGGGCTGCTGCCTCACCTGGAAGATGATGAGCTGGGCCTCCCGCACTTTCTGATGCTCTGCCTTGATGTCATCGGTCAGACGGCCTTCCTTCCAGGCCTGCACGGTTTCTTCACCATAATGGAAGTTGTCTGGATTTTTGAGCtccccttaaaaaaaaaaaaaaaaaaaaaaaaaaaccaacaacaacaacaacaatacatgATCAGAAGCGACCCTCGGGTGGGGGGTATGGAACATGTGTTTGAAAGCTTGTGTAGCAGTACCAATGATGTCGTCTGCGGTGGCACAAGCCCTGAAGCCCATGGCGTACAGGTCGGACACCGTCACCCGGCAGCCCTGACTCTGCAGCACCTCCATAGCTGCATCTCTTGCGGCAGCGTTAAATGATCCGTTGCTCTGGTGAGCGTACACAATGAGCACGTTCCTCTCTGCAGCTGTACACAGAACCACAGTTAACTTGCTGTCACACTGCAATGTTAAACTAAACACCTGTACAACTTTGCTTAACCTGATTACTAGGCACATGTAGTATACTTAGTTTAACTTGTTACTGCTGCTAGTATGCATTCAACTGGGAACATGATGGAACTTAACGAAACCGTACGTTGTCCCTAACAGGACTACAGTCAGCCTCTCCCTTACTGTACCCCTGGGAAACATTTCCTTCCTCTCTTTCTAATGCAAACAACACCTGTGTACTTTGTACAATGCACagattgtgtgtttttttccaacCGTGAGAGCGTGACTTTGCATTTGCGTATTTATTTAGAAAATTCTTGactcattatttattattattattattattattattattaataataatagtagtagtaatgTTAAATGCATTTTCGTATGGTCCTGCTATTTTTCACGTGATTAAAGCAGTAACGATTACAGCTTAATAATGTATTTCTTAACGATTTCGTTAACGTTAACTCACCCATGGTGCGTGCAGTGACGTTCTGTTGTTAACTAGGTGATTGCCGACTCCTGCCTTTTTATATCGCGTGCCGGTAGTAATCGCGTGAGAACTACTCGCGCGACTGACGTTTTGTGATTGCTCGGTTGATGGCTTTACTAGGCGATTGCAAGGTGATTCCAGCCTTTTATATGCGCGCCAGCTGGAATCGCGTGAGAATTCGTCGCGTGAGAAGGGCTCTGGGGCAGTATTGCTAGGGAGCCCACTGTAGCGTGGTAAAGTTGGTTTTGTATTCGATATTCGGATTTGCCTCCCCTATATCTTTGAAACGACAccaccaaaaatcacaaaaatcaCACTCTGTTTCAGGAGAAAATCCAGATTGTACTACAACATTGCATAGTGAGTGATATGTTCATTAATTATTGTAGTGACGAAGCATTTTCTGCGAAACTAATAAACCAAAGTTGGAAGCGCAGCTTTTTGCTagggaccgtctacaaagtgcaaaGTGCATTCTGGAGAAACAAGCATTGCTACTGGGGCTTTTCTGCTGAGATTTTTtaatacaaacatctgtgaaattGCAATAATTTCACATTCATACTAAACCAATTTCTCCCACTTCAGAGGTTGTAGTGGTTGTCAGAGGTGCTccctgacttactacaggtggaatttctcagaaatatccaaccattagtgtacagtaatttaatttttttttttttgaaaattactgtaaaccacaggAATTAatttctcccatttcaaaggttgtagtGGTTGCCAGAGGTGCCCCTGACTTTCTACATgtggaattttacagaaatattcAACCTATTTACATTAATTCAAtatgttttttggaaaattactgtaaaccacaaatggatttctcccatttcaaaggttgtagtagttgccagaggtgaTGACTGACTTACTACAAGTCCCCCTAAAGGGACCAAACAAGGGACACAATGGAACTCAATGCACAGCACCACCTGGGGGAAACAAAAACCAAAagacattaacaaacaaacagaaactgTACAGGCACCAAGAACAAGCAGGACAGCAACAACCAGGACACCAACTGAAGAAACGGAGACATGAACAGGGACACCAAGGACAGGAACAGGAGACCCAAAGAAATCAAGGAAGGGGACAACGAAGGGACAGCACCGGAGGGCACACTGACTAAAGGGGGAGAAGAATCAAACGAGAACAGGGGAAAACCAAGTGAACGAGGAGGGAACATGGGGAAaccacccacaaggggaacCAAACCAGGGGATGGGGGCACAAAGGCAGGGAAAAAACCGAAAGCCGGAGGGAAGGCAGGAGCAGCCGGGGCCACAGGCAACCGCGAGGCCGGAGCTGGAGGGACCCTCAGTGACCGCGAGGTAGGAGGTGGAGGTGACATCAGAGGGGGCGAGGAGGGAGTTGAAGAGACTGCCAGAGGAGACGAGGGGGGAGGCGAAGTGGTCACCAGAGAAGGCGAGGAGGAAGTTGAAGCCACCACAGGCGAAGGAGAAGCCACAGCCGACAACGGCTTAGGCGACTGACGAGGCTGAGCTGGTGGAACCACAGGGAACCAATGAGTCATCAGAGATGGGATAGTAGATGCCCAATGAGTCACTGCAGAGGAGGCCGCAGGTGACCACCGAGCAGGAGCCAGTGGGACTGCAGGCGACAGCCGAGGTGGAGGAACCGTCAGTGACTGCTGGGCAGAAGCAATGGGGACTGAAGGCAAACctgggggcagggtgggtgtGATTTGACCTTGGTGTAAGTGGCCTCTCCCATtgcaagagacagagagacaggatCCTGGCCGGGATCTTCCAAAATGGGGTGGTCATGGGGTCTGGAGTTGGGACGAGAACTGGAGTCAGGACACAGGGTCTGGAGCCGGGACAGAAACTGGCGCAGACACGGGACCTGGACccaggacaggaactggagtGGACACGGGATTCTTTCACTTCTTTTTACCTGCAGCTTTAGTCAGAGCCAGGGATGGTTCAGGCAGTTCTAACAGAGAACAAGCCAGTCCACAGTCCAGGGATACCTGCCTGAGCATATTCTCTGCTACTTTACTCCTCAGCTGCAGAAGGCTTTCTCGCACTTTCTCCACACGGTGTGGGTCTTCGGACGAGGAGATCTCTTCCAGGTTAGGTTATCCCTCGACTGTATAGCAAGGGCTCGAGTtgtggggtcctcctggactgTCTGAGCCAGTATATCACCTCATCGACTAGTCTGAGGTACGCCACCTCATTAAGATGAGGTGTCTTCTTGTTGAGTCTGGTCAATCTGTCACGAATTGCAGGCACAGAGCGGGGATCGGAACAATTGAGATGTGACACTTATTGTCATTCttgatattatataataattattattagcatAACTTCCTTAAATAAAACTTCCTTGATTATATGGGATTCTGAACCACATTTCTGTCTCCAGGTCTTTTCTGTGACACACTACGTTTTTCTAATTTATCCATTTTGGATATTGATTTTATTTGCCACCAGTCTTCGCCCTTATTGTTTTGCTTTTAGGCCCACTATTCTCACCTTGAACAACCATTTGAAGTCTCCCCAAATcagtaatttttccattttctgttaCAGTTAAGACAACTGGTTAGATATTTTATCCTGTCCTACTTCATTTGCAGAGTTCATTATATGGTCACATATACACTTTGTCACGTTCTGACCACGCCCCCGACGGACGGAGCGCACTCCCTAATCTGC contains:
- the LOC111848095 gene encoding uncharacterized protein isoform X5; translated protein: MWMFRENQSVFRTIFKIIRFFPDKFPQYHGCSRSMETLMRKTHQDFKAFAQLLATQREVREAYLKEHVEEQYGERYAQKLDERLFHYLQELEAKLPPTTNIERVLQQECPLVEGEALLKNLLSCSSALVPEVLGRLQLCAISISSGSNETNHQCSMPRIYTEVDQSPNPPIALGGQFLPCIPTSQQTNNGTGFGMMQGGGGAGCCPPSPLQERYSQPGQRMSHFVVAAWEECPLQLCSKHCRWVRNILQGCSEEGRSYGGGVAEVSSEEGRSHGGGVAEVSSEEGQSHGGGVVEESSEEGRSHGGGVAEVSSEEGRSHGGGVAEVSSEEGRSHGGGAAEEGRSHSRGVAEESSEGRSYGGGVAEEGRSHSGGVVVESSEGMSYGGGVVEESSEEGRSHGGGAAEEGRSHNGGVAEESSEGRSYGGDVAEEGRSHSGGVVVESSEGRSYGGGVVEESSEEGRSHGGGATEESSEGRSHGGGIADQRSEEGRSHGGGVVEESSEEGRSHGGGAAEEGRSHSGGVVEESSEGRSHGGGVVEESSEGRSHGGGVVEERSEEGRSHGGGVVEESSEEGRSHGGGVAEESSEEGRSHGGGVAEESSEEGRSHGGGVVEESSEEWWSHGGGATEESSEGRSHGGGVAEESSEEWRSHGGGATEESSEGRSHGGGVVEESSEGRSHGGGVADQRSEEGISHSGGVAEESSEEWRSHGGGVAEESSEEGRSHGGGVVEESSEEGRSHGGGAAEEGRSHSGGVAEESSEGRSYGGGITQEGRSHSGGATEESSEGRSHGGGVVEESSEGRSHGGGVVEESSEEGRSHGGGVAEEGSSHGGGVTDQRSEEGSRCLVHGESPDFLTLPTLQHHSAGLSERIRLSVESQLILIQSRYLQPLVRLRRLTAEECRMTTDQSQSKEEASLLSCENSPPFTWEDSFFTGSSSDSEGDSDPDYIL
- the LOC111848095 gene encoding uncharacterized protein isoform X4 — translated: MASPPQIIMWMFRENQSVFRTIFKIIRFFPDKFPQYHGCSRSMETLMRKTHQDFKAFAQLLATQREVREAYLKEHVEEQYGERYAQKLDERLFHYLQELEAKLPPTTNIERVLQQECPLVEGEALLKNLLSCSSALVPEVLGRLQLCAISISSGSNETNHQCSMPRIYTEVDQSPNPPIALGGQFLPCIPTSQQTNNGTGFGMMQGGGGAGCCPPSPLQERYSQPGQRMSHFVVAAWEECPLQLCSKHCRWVRNILQGCSEEGRSYGGGVAEVSSEEGRSHGGGVAEVSSEEGQSHGGGVVEESSEEGRSHGGGVAEVSSEEGRSHGGGVAEVSSEEGRSHGGGAAEEGRSHSRGVAEESSEGRSYGGGVAEEGRSHSGGVVVESSEGMSYGGGVVEESSEEGRSHGGGAAEEGRSHNGGVAEESSEGRSYGGDVAEEGRSHSGGVVVESSEGRSYGGGVVEESSEEGRSHGGGATEESSEGRSHGGGIADQRSEEGRSHGGGVVEESSEEGRSHGGGAAEEGRSHSGGVVEESSEGRSHGGGVVEESSEGRSHGGGVVEERSEEGRSHGGGVVEESSEEGRSHGGGVAEESSEEGRSHGGGVAEESSEEGRSHGGGVVEESSEEWWSHGGGATEESSEGRSHGGGVAEESSEEWRSHGGGATEESSEGRSHGGGVVEESSEGRSHGGGVADQRSEEGISHSGGVAEESSEEWRSHGGGVAEESSEEGRSHGGGVVEESSEEGRSHGGGAAEEGRSHSGGVAEESSEGRSYGGGITQEGRSHSGGATEESSEGRSHGGGVVEESSEGRSHGGGVVEESSEEGRSHGGGVAEEGSSHGGGVTDQRSEEGSRCLVHGESPDFLTLPTLQHHSAGLSERIRLSVESQLILIQSRYLQPLVRLRRLTAEECRMTTDQSQSKEEASLLSCENSPPFTWEDSFFTGSSSDSEGDSDPDYIL
- the LOC111848095 gene encoding uncharacterized protein isoform X2 — translated: MDSNVIFTPAERRCAQLIPALAAWTVEHAWLHRMEGIFDALPTWCLVDMQSVTLEDPCSLRVAAAWVWTVVKARDMMQFEKIIMWMFRENQSVFRTIFKIIRFFPDKFPQYHGCSRSMETLMRKTHQDFKAFAQLLATQREVREAYLKEHVEEQYGERYAQKLDERLFHYLQELEAKLPPTTNIERVLQQECPLVEGEALLKNLLSCSSALVPEVLGRLQLCAISISSGSNETNHQCSMPRIYTEVDQSPNPPIALGGQFLPCIPTSQQTNNGTGFGMMQGGGGAGCCPPSPLQERYSQPGQRMSHFVVAAWEECPLQLCSKHCRWVRNILQGCSEEGRSYGGGVAEVSSEEGRSHGGGVAEVSSEEGQSHGGGVVEESSEEGRSHGGGVAEVSSEEGRSHGGGVAEVSSEEGRSHGGGAAEEGRSHSRGVAEESSEGRSYGGGVAEEGRSHSGGVVVESSEGMSYGGGVVEESSEEGRSHGGGAAEEGRSHNGGVAEESSEGRSYGGDVAEEGRSHSGGVVVESSEGRSYGGGVVEESSEEGRSHGGGATEESSEGRSHGGGIADQRSEEGRSHGGGVVEESSEEGRSHGGGAAEEGRSHSGGVVEESSEGRSHGGGVVEESSEGRSHGGGVVEERSEEGRSHGGGVVEESSEEGRSHGGGVAEESSEEGRSHGGGVAEESSEEGRSHGGGVVEESSEEWWSHGGGATEESSEGRSHGGGVAEESSEEWRSHGGGATEESSEGRSHGGGVVEESSEGRSHGGGVADQRSEEGISHSGGVAEESSEEWRSHGGGVAEESSEEGRSHGGGVVEESSEEGRSHGGGAAEEGRSHSGGVAEESSEGRSYGGGITQEGRSHSGGATEESSEGRSHGGGVVEESSEGRSHGGGVVEESSEEGRSHGGGVAEEGSSHGGGVTDQRSEEGSRCLVHGESPDFLTLPTLQHHSAGLSERIRLSVESQLILIQSRYLQPLVRLRRLTAEECRMTTDQSQSKEEASLLSCENSPPFTWEDSFFTGSSSDSEGDSDPDYIL
- the LOC111848095 gene encoding uncharacterized protein isoform X1, translating into MDSNVIFTPAERRCAQLIPALAAWTVEHAWLHRMEGIFDALPTWCLVDMQSVTLEDPCSLRVAAAWVWTVVKARDMMQFEKVLELLDVLHTLLPQLVTPIKHMKVMFGLKTVIIMWMFRENQSVFRTIFKIIRFFPDKFPQYHGCSRSMETLMRKTHQDFKAFAQLLATQREVREAYLKEHVEEQYGERYAQKLDERLFHYLQELEAKLPPTTNIERVLQQECPLVEGEALLKNLLSCSSALVPEVLGRLQLCAISISSGSNETNHQCSMPRIYTEVDQSPNPPIALGGQFLPCIPTSQQTNNGTGFGMMQGGGGAGCCPPSPLQERYSQPGQRMSHFVVAAWEECPLQLCSKHCRWVRNILQGCSEEGRSYGGGVAEVSSEEGRSHGGGVAEVSSEEGQSHGGGVVEESSEEGRSHGGGVAEVSSEEGRSHGGGVAEVSSEEGRSHGGGAAEEGRSHSRGVAEESSEGRSYGGGVAEEGRSHSGGVVVESSEGMSYGGGVVEESSEEGRSHGGGAAEEGRSHNGGVAEESSEGRSYGGDVAEEGRSHSGGVVVESSEGRSYGGGVVEESSEEGRSHGGGATEESSEGRSHGGGIADQRSEEGRSHGGGVVEESSEEGRSHGGGAAEEGRSHSGGVVEESSEGRSHGGGVVEESSEGRSHGGGVVEERSEEGRSHGGGVVEESSEEGRSHGGGVAEESSEEGRSHGGGVAEESSEEGRSHGGGVVEESSEEWWSHGGGATEESSEGRSHGGGVAEESSEEWRSHGGGATEESSEGRSHGGGVVEESSEGRSHGGGVADQRSEEGISHSGGVAEESSEEWRSHGGGVAEESSEEGRSHGGGVVEESSEEGRSHGGGAAEEGRSHSGGVAEESSEGRSYGGGITQEGRSHSGGATEESSEGRSHGGGVVEESSEGRSHGGGVVEESSEEGRSHGGGVAEEGSSHGGGVTDQRSEEGSRCLVHGESPDFLTLPTLQHHSAGLSERIRLSVESQLILIQSRYLQPLVRLRRLTAEECRMTTDQSQSKEEASLLSCENSPPFTWEDSFFTGSSSDSEGDSDPDYIL
- the LOC111848095 gene encoding uncharacterized protein isoform X3, with protein sequence MEGIFDALPTWCLVDMQSVTLEDPCSLRVAAAWVWTVVKARDMMQFEKVLELLDVLHTLLPQLVTPIKHMKVMFGLKTVIIMWMFRENQSVFRTIFKIIRFFPDKFPQYHGCSRSMETLMRKTHQDFKAFAQLLATQREVREAYLKEHVEEQYGERYAQKLDERLFHYLQELEAKLPPTTNIERVLQQECPLVEGEALLKNLLSCSSALVPEVLGRLQLCAISISSGSNETNHQCSMPRIYTEVDQSPNPPIALGGQFLPCIPTSQQTNNGTGFGMMQGGGGAGCCPPSPLQERYSQPGQRMSHFVVAAWEECPLQLCSKHCRWVRNILQGCSEEGRSYGGGVAEVSSEEGRSHGGGVAEVSSEEGQSHGGGVVEESSEEGRSHGGGVAEVSSEEGRSHGGGVAEVSSEEGRSHGGGAAEEGRSHSRGVAEESSEGRSYGGGVAEEGRSHSGGVVVESSEGMSYGGGVVEESSEEGRSHGGGAAEEGRSHNGGVAEESSEGRSYGGDVAEEGRSHSGGVVVESSEGRSYGGGVVEESSEEGRSHGGGATEESSEGRSHGGGIADQRSEEGRSHGGGVVEESSEEGRSHGGGAAEEGRSHSGGVVEESSEGRSHGGGVVEESSEGRSHGGGVVEERSEEGRSHGGGVVEESSEEGRSHGGGVAEESSEEGRSHGGGVAEESSEEGRSHGGGVVEESSEEWWSHGGGATEESSEGRSHGGGVAEESSEEWRSHGGGATEESSEGRSHGGGVVEESSEGRSHGGGVADQRSEEGISHSGGVAEESSEEWRSHGGGVAEESSEEGRSHGGGVVEESSEEGRSHGGGAAEEGRSHSGGVAEESSEGRSYGGGITQEGRSHSGGATEESSEGRSHGGGVVEESSEGRSHGGGVVEESSEEGRSHGGGVAEEGSSHGGGVTDQRSEEGSRCLVHGESPDFLTLPTLQHHSAGLSERIRLSVESQLILIQSRYLQPLVRLRRLTAEECRMTTDQSQSKEEASLLSCENSPPFTWEDSFFTGSSSDSEGDSDPDYIL